From the Desulfovibrio sp. JY genome, one window contains:
- a CDS encoding B12-binding domain-containing radical SAM protein produces MRVVLISPYPDITAFGVRAISSFLRQNGVATRLVFLPDPLGDALTDQPERYPARVLDALADLCRDADLVGISLMTNYMDNAVQITRSLRARLPVPILWGGVHPTIRPRECLDTADMVCVGDGEEAILDVCLALEAGNPVTGIANIWSRLPDGAVAENPVRPLTTDLDALPAPDWSHKDHSIWDDTAGGIVPLTTAVTERFLAGGTVSKMLGRVGYQTMTGRGCPHRCAYCVNDAIKSLYGAKGYLRWRSVAHVMDELAEARRIMPFIGYVWISDDAFFARPLEEIRDFCKAWKERVALPFTCLGSPATITREKMEALVDAGMIYLQMGVQTGSPRIQELFNRKAMGNDKMLAAMRVINSYRDRLLPPSYDFILDTPYETVKDRLDSIRFIARIPKPFRLQPFSLVLYPGTKLAAMAVADGYLTDERSQVYTKSYTMRRPDYCNFLILLAKGGRFPSGLLALCARDGVAKVFGSKLFRPFWELAFAVAGPAKRLVKRLLGRR; encoded by the coding sequence ATGCGCGTCGTCCTCATCTCCCCCTATCCCGACATCACCGCCTTCGGCGTGCGGGCCATCTCGTCCTTTCTGCGCCAAAACGGCGTGGCCACCCGGCTGGTGTTTCTGCCCGATCCCCTGGGCGACGCCCTGACCGACCAGCCCGAGCGCTACCCGGCCCGCGTCCTCGACGCCCTGGCCGATTTGTGCCGCGACGCCGACCTCGTCGGCATTTCGCTCATGACCAATTACATGGACAACGCCGTCCAGATCACCCGGTCCCTGCGCGCCCGCCTGCCGGTCCCCATCCTTTGGGGCGGCGTGCATCCCACCATCCGGCCCAGGGAATGCCTGGACACGGCGGACATGGTGTGCGTGGGCGACGGCGAGGAAGCCATCCTCGACGTCTGCCTGGCCCTCGAGGCCGGCAATCCGGTGACCGGCATCGCCAACATCTGGTCCAGGCTCCCGGACGGCGCCGTGGCCGAAAACCCGGTGCGGCCGCTGACCACGGACCTCGACGCCCTGCCCGCGCCGGACTGGTCCCATAAGGACCACTCTATCTGGGACGACACGGCCGGCGGCATCGTCCCCCTTACCACGGCCGTCACCGAACGCTTCCTGGCCGGCGGCACGGTTTCGAAGATGCTCGGCCGGGTGGGCTACCAGACCATGACCGGCCGGGGCTGTCCCCACCGGTGCGCCTACTGCGTCAACGACGCCATCAAGTCCCTTTACGGGGCCAAGGGCTACCTGCGCTGGCGAAGCGTCGCCCACGTCATGGACGAGCTGGCCGAAGCCCGGCGCATCATGCCCTTCATCGGCTATGTCTGGATTTCCGACGACGCCTTTTTCGCCCGGCCCCTCGAGGAGATCCGGGATTTCTGCAAGGCCTGGAAGGAACGCGTCGCCCTGCCGTTTACCTGCCTGGGCAGTCCGGCCACCATCACCCGGGAAAAGATGGAAGCCCTGGTCGACGCCGGCATGATCTACCTGCAAATGGGCGTGCAGACGGGCTCGCCGCGCATCCAGGAGCTTTTCAACCGCAAGGCCATGGGCAACGACAAGATGCTCGCCGCCATGCGCGTCATCAACAGCTATAGGGACAGGCTCCTGCCCCCGAGCTACGACTTCATCCTGGACACGCCCTACGAGACCGTAAAGGACCGGCTGGACTCCATCCGCTTTATCGCCCGCATCCCCAAGCCGTTTCGGCTCCAGCCCTTTTCCCTGGTGCTCTACCCCGGCACCAAACTCGCCGCCATGGCCGTGGCCGACGGCTACCTCACCGACGAGCGCAGTCAGGTCTACACCAAGAGCTACACCATGCGCCGGCCGGACTACTGCAATTTCCTGATCCTTCTGGCCAAGGGCGGCCGGTTTCCCTCCGGGCTGCTGGCTTTGTGCGCCCGGGACGGCGTGGCCAAAGTGTTCGGCTCCAAGCTTTTCAGGCCCTTTTGGGAGCTGGCCTTTGCCGTGGCCGGACCGGCCAAGCGGCTGGTCAAAAGACTGCTGGGGCGGCGGTGA
- a CDS encoding cobalamin-dependent protein (Presence of a B(12) (cobalamin)-binding domain implies dependence on cobalamin itself, in one of its several forms, or in some unusual lineages, dependence on a cobalamin-like analog.) has protein sequence MRVLLVQSWLGGDGPPVYPVGLACLAASLPGHDVACVDPNVAADPMAELAAKVRAFAPDVVGVSLRNIDSTNTRVNVSYLPPFEAVLDTVRRDFSGPLVVGGSGFSMFAPRIMETHPAIDYGVYLEGELPFAALIEALAAGTGGDPAAVPSVYVRDADGTARLTSPAAPGAKNDLAGLPEPDFSVLPLAPYAAVPWGVGVETKRGCALSCLYCPYGFLNGKAYRKKDPKRVAESLYRLEHEQGLKRFTFLDSVFNVPADHARDVMRAMIARGVTLSWSAWFTERGLNREFLELARDAGCDTVIFSPDAYGDGALRKLGKAVTVAEIDAAYGLVRDMGCFEVSYNFFKNPPGQTLFAAAGMLAFLLRAKRQMGRRAHFEINTLRVEPHTALAELAAREGLIEPGADLLTPVTYSQQKTLYLDKFFNLLLRAAGK, from the coding sequence GTGAGGGTCCTGCTCGTCCAGTCCTGGCTCGGCGGCGACGGCCCGCCGGTCTATCCGGTGGGGCTGGCCTGCCTGGCGGCAAGCCTGCCCGGCCATGACGTGGCCTGCGTCGACCCCAACGTGGCCGCCGATCCCATGGCCGAACTGGCCGCGAAGGTACGCGCGTTCGCGCCGGACGTGGTCGGCGTGTCGCTGCGCAACATCGATTCCACCAACACCCGGGTCAACGTCTCCTACCTGCCGCCCTTCGAAGCGGTGCTGGACACGGTGCGCCGCGATTTCTCCGGCCCTCTGGTGGTCGGCGGCTCGGGGTTTTCCATGTTCGCCCCACGCATCATGGAAACCCACCCGGCCATCGACTACGGCGTGTACCTGGAGGGCGAGCTTCCCTTCGCCGCCCTGATCGAGGCACTGGCCGCCGGGACGGGAGGCGACCCCGCCGCCGTGCCCTCGGTCTATGTCCGCGACGCGGACGGCACGGCGCGACTGACCTCCCCGGCGGCCCCGGGTGCGAAAAACGACCTGGCCGGCCTGCCGGAACCGGATTTTTCCGTGCTGCCGCTTGCCCCCTACGCCGCCGTGCCCTGGGGGGTGGGCGTCGAGACCAAGCGGGGCTGCGCCCTGTCCTGCCTCTACTGCCCCTACGGATTTTTAAACGGCAAGGCCTATCGCAAGAAGGACCCCAAACGCGTGGCCGAGTCGCTCTACCGCCTGGAGCACGAGCAGGGACTTAAGCGTTTCACCTTTCTCGACTCGGTCTTCAACGTGCCGGCGGACCACGCCAGGGACGTCATGCGGGCCATGATCGCGCGCGGCGTCACGCTTTCCTGGTCGGCCTGGTTCACCGAGCGGGGGCTTAACCGCGAGTTTCTGGAGCTGGCCCGCGACGCCGGCTGCGATACGGTCATCTTCTCCCCCGACGCCTACGGCGACGGCGCGCTCCGAAAACTGGGCAAGGCCGTGACCGTGGCCGAGATCGACGCCGCCTACGGGCTGGTGCGCGACATGGGCTGCTTCGAGGTGAGCTACAACTTCTTCAAGAACCCGCCCGGCCAGACGCTTTTCGCGGCGGCCGGCATGCTGGCCTTCCTGCTTCGGGCCAAGCGGCAGATGGGCCGGCGGGCGCATTTCGAAATCAACACCCTGCGCGTGGAGCCCCACACCGCCCTGGCCGAGCTGGCCGCGCGCGAAGGACTCATCGAACCCGGAGCCGACCTGCTGACCCCGGTCACCTACAGCCAGCAAAAGACGCTCTACCTGGACAAATTCTTCAATCTCCTGCTGCGGGCCGCGGGCAAGTAG
- a CDS encoding lauroyl acyltransferase, with amino-acid sequence MKVSESLGRDLLRLVVWYPLRLVVERLPPRTGLALLARLGRLHAALAGRRGGRADRLRRAAGTVAPGLDEAAKKDQMVAAYETHYVNQLSIFVFPRLTRDNRPSVLTIEGIEHLDAALAAGQGVVLPIGHFGPTQLPLAALGLLGYPMLQIGFLSDAGLSFIGRHVAFRLRRIYESRIPAAIVPPGPGTRRAVEHLRAGGVVMTTADDGPGQVPFGRHADFDFPGGSLSAPLGPAKLALATGAALCPTFLGPGRDAPFRLTIEAPLEVPAVSDKNAAGRAMTKDFLDRYAARVAAMPGWWHGLEDHVFPLTTRHIRD; translated from the coding sequence ATGAAGGTTTCGGAAAGCCTGGGCCGCGATCTGTTGCGCCTTGTCGTCTGGTATCCGCTGCGCCTTGTGGTCGAGCGCCTGCCGCCCCGGACCGGACTCGCCCTGCTGGCCCGCCTCGGCCGGCTCCATGCCGCCCTGGCGGGGAGGCGCGGCGGCCGGGCGGACAGGCTCAGGCGGGCCGCCGGCACGGTCGCGCCGGGGCTCGACGAGGCCGCGAAAAAAGACCAGATGGTCGCCGCCTACGAGACGCACTACGTCAACCAGCTGTCCATCTTCGTCTTTCCCCGGCTGACCCGGGACAACCGGCCCTCGGTGCTCACCATCGAGGGTATCGAACACCTCGACGCCGCGCTCGCCGCCGGACAGGGTGTGGTGCTGCCCATCGGCCATTTCGGCCCGACCCAGCTGCCCCTGGCCGCCCTCGGACTGCTCGGCTACCCCATGCTCCAGATCGGCTTTTTAAGCGACGCCGGCCTGTCCTTTATCGGCCGCCACGTGGCCTTCCGCCTGCGCCGAATCTACGAAAGCCGCATTCCGGCCGCCATCGTGCCGCCCGGACCGGGCACCCGCCGGGCCGTCGAGCATCTGCGCGCCGGCGGCGTGGTCATGACCACGGCCGACGACGGCCCCGGGCAGGTCCCCTTCGGCCGGCACGCGGATTTCGATTTCCCGGGCGGCAGCCTCAGCGCCCCCCTGGGGCCGGCCAAACTGGCCCTGGCCACGGGCGCGGCCCTGTGTCCGACGTTTCTCGGCCCGGGCCGTGACGCCCCGTTTCGCCTCACCATCGAAGCGCCCTTGGAAGTTCCGGCCGTTTCGGATAAAAACGCGGCCGGTCGCGCCATGACCAAGGATTTTCTGGACCGCTACGCCGCCCGGGTCGCTGCCATGCCCGGCTGGTGGCACGGTCTGGAGGATCATGTGTTTCCCCTGACGACGCGACACATCCGGGACTGA
- a CDS encoding glycosyltransferase family 2 protein translates to MDEQLTLSVVIPAHNEEGNIRDTVAGLRRVLTREAIPYELVLVNDNSTDGTGAVLAALAGEDPHVVIVRRAPPRGFGRAVRAGLEQAGGDVIVICMADQSDDPEDVARYYRKIEEGYDCVYGSRFIRGSHCSNYPRVKLVANRLVNRMLQLLFWTRFNDLTNSFKAYRAAVIRDIWPLKACHFNITIELSLNALIRDYTIAQVPISWQGRTWGNSNLHLSEMGRRYLSTMLRAWFEKNLILDDLLEEKVACRTRTAAMRASLEARVEKLERRLAEVEKDA, encoded by the coding sequence ATGGATGAACAGCTGACCTTGTCCGTGGTCATCCCCGCCCACAACGAAGAGGGCAATATCCGGGACACGGTGGCGGGTTTGCGCCGAGTGCTAACGCGCGAGGCCATCCCCTACGAGCTGGTGCTGGTCAACGACAACAGCACCGACGGCACGGGCGCGGTGCTGGCCGCCCTGGCCGGGGAAGACCCGCATGTGGTCATCGTCCGCCGCGCGCCGCCGCGCGGTTTCGGCCGGGCCGTACGGGCCGGGCTGGAGCAGGCCGGCGGCGACGTCATCGTCATCTGTATGGCCGACCAGTCCGACGACCCCGAGGACGTGGCCCGCTATTACCGCAAGATCGAGGAAGGCTACGACTGCGTGTACGGCTCGCGGTTCATCCGGGGCTCGCACTGCTCGAACTATCCCCGGGTGAAGCTCGTGGCCAACAGGCTCGTCAATCGTATGCTCCAGCTCCTTTTCTGGACGCGCTTCAACGACCTGACCAATTCCTTCAAGGCCTACCGCGCTGCCGTGATCCGCGACATCTGGCCGCTCAAGGCCTGCCACTTCAACATCACCATCGAGCTTTCGTTAAACGCCCTCATCCGCGACTACACCATCGCCCAGGTTCCCATTTCCTGGCAGGGCCGCACCTGGGGCAACTCCAACCTGCATTTAAGCGAAATGGGCCGGCGGTACTTAAGCACCATGCTGCGGGCCTGGTTCGAAAAAAACCTCATCCTCGACGACCTGCTCGAGGAAAAGGTGGCCTGCCGGACCAGGACCGCCGCCATGCGCGCGTCGCTGGAAGCGCGGGTGGAAAAGCTGGAACGTCGCCTGGCGGAGGTGGAAAAAGACGCATAA
- the rfaD gene encoding ADP-glyceromanno-heptose 6-epimerase yields the protein MILITGAAGFIGSNLAAGLNDRGITDLILCDRLRSGEKWKNIRAREFDDLIAPEALSAWLSGRRGQLRAVFHMGAISATTVTDGDAVARENLRFSIDLLDWCASAGVPLIYASSAATYGDGAQGFDDRFTPEALAKLTPLNLYAFSKHAFDRIVCRRKVDGGPLPPQCAGLKFFNVFGPNEFHKGSMQSVLTKLWPVIAGGGTVKLFKSHHPDYPDGGQKRDFVSVRDAERVMLWLLDHPEVSGLFNVGTGTARTFKDFISAGFAAAGRAPAIEYVDMPPEIRDKYQYFTEARLDRLRAAGYADPMTPLEEAVADYVRGYLSRENPYR from the coding sequence ATGATCCTCATTACCGGCGCGGCCGGTTTCATCGGCTCCAACCTGGCCGCCGGCTTAAACGACCGGGGAATCACCGACCTCATCCTGTGCGACCGCCTGCGCAGCGGCGAGAAATGGAAGAACATCCGGGCCCGGGAGTTTGATGACCTGATCGCGCCCGAGGCCTTGTCGGCCTGGCTTTCGGGCCGACGGGGACAGCTTCGCGCCGTGTTCCACATGGGGGCCATCTCCGCGACCACCGTCACCGACGGCGACGCCGTGGCCCGGGAGAACCTGCGCTTTTCCATAGACCTGCTCGACTGGTGCGCTTCTGCCGGCGTGCCGCTCATTTACGCCTCCTCGGCCGCCACTTACGGCGACGGGGCCCAGGGCTTCGACGACCGCTTCACCCCGGAGGCCCTGGCCAAACTGACGCCGCTTAATCTCTACGCCTTCAGCAAGCACGCCTTCGACCGCATCGTCTGCCGCCGCAAGGTCGACGGCGGCCCTTTGCCGCCCCAGTGCGCGGGACTCAAATTCTTCAACGTCTTCGGCCCCAACGAATTCCACAAGGGCTCCATGCAAAGCGTGCTGACCAAGCTGTGGCCGGTTATCGCCGGCGGCGGCACGGTCAAGCTCTTCAAGTCCCACCACCCGGACTACCCCGACGGCGGGCAAAAGCGCGATTTCGTGTCCGTGCGCGACGCCGAACGGGTCATGCTCTGGCTCCTCGACCATCCCGAGGTCAGCGGACTTTTCAACGTGGGCACGGGCACGGCCCGGACATTCAAGGATTTCATCAGCGCCGGATTCGCCGCCGCCGGGCGCGCGCCGGCCATCGAATACGTGGATATGCCGCCGGAGATCCGCGACAAGTATCAGTATTTCACCGAGGCCCGCCTGGATCGACTGCGCGCCGCCGGCTACGCCGACCCCATGACGCCCCTTGAAGAGGCCGTGGCCGACTACGTCAGGGGCTATCTCTCCCGCGAAAACCCCTACCGCTAG
- the rfaE2 gene encoding D-glycero-beta-D-manno-heptose 1-phosphate adenylyltransferase yields the protein MLESPDTYALADRIALCDSLADARVLVVGDLMLDRFVRGTVSRISPEAPIPILAIEDEAAMPGGAGNVVRNLRALDVHVSCAGVVGDDAAGRELDGLLADLTGGQARLVPEPGRRTAVKTRYVSGSHHLLRTDFETVAPVTAASEQALADAALALLPEATAVVVSDYGKGGVTPGLLATLIAEAARREIPVVVDPKGVDFTRYRGASVITPNKAELAAATRATLANDAQYARAARTLILTHGFGAICVTRSEEGLSLYPAHGPATHIRAAGREVYDVSGAGDTVAAILAAGIAVGAPLGLAAALANIGAGIVVGKVGTAVAHPDELRLAVLRQSGEDAGQKELSRERAAEMADLWRRLGLTVGFTNGCFDLLHPGHAAMLDGARRECDRLIVGLNSDASVRRLKGPTRPVQDEAARARMLASLASVDAVVIFDEDTPLELIKAVRPDMLAKGGDYTLETVVGADVVASYGGRVVLVPLTPDRSTTGLIRRISDASRSAPG from the coding sequence ATGCTGGAAAGCCCCGACACGTATGCCCTCGCCGACCGCATCGCCCTGTGCGACAGTCTGGCGGACGCCCGGGTGCTGGTGGTCGGCGACCTCATGCTGGACCGCTTTGTGCGGGGCACGGTCAGCCGCATTTCGCCCGAAGCCCCCATCCCCATCCTGGCCATTGAGGACGAGGCCGCCATGCCTGGCGGCGCGGGCAACGTGGTGCGAAACCTGCGCGCCCTGGACGTGCATGTCTCCTGCGCCGGGGTGGTCGGCGACGACGCGGCCGGCCGGGAGCTGGACGGACTGTTGGCCGACCTGACCGGCGGCCAGGCGCGGCTTGTACCCGAGCCCGGCCGGCGCACCGCGGTCAAGACGCGCTACGTCTCCGGCTCGCACCATCTGCTGCGCACCGATTTCGAGACCGTGGCCCCGGTCACGGCCGCAAGCGAACAGGCGCTTGCCGACGCGGCCCTGGCCCTTCTCCCCGAAGCGACGGCCGTCGTGGTGTCGGATTACGGCAAGGGCGGCGTGACGCCGGGTCTGCTGGCCACGCTCATTGCCGAGGCCGCCCGGCGCGAAATCCCGGTGGTGGTCGACCCCAAGGGCGTGGATTTCACCCGCTACCGGGGGGCCAGCGTCATCACCCCCAACAAGGCCGAGCTTGCGGCCGCGACCCGCGCCACGCTTGCCAACGACGCCCAATACGCCCGCGCCGCCCGTACGCTCATCCTGACCCACGGCTTCGGCGCAATCTGCGTCACCCGCAGCGAGGAGGGCTTAAGCCTCTACCCCGCCCACGGACCGGCCACCCACATCCGGGCCGCCGGCCGGGAGGTCTACGACGTCTCGGGCGCGGGCGACACCGTGGCCGCCATCCTGGCCGCCGGGATCGCCGTGGGCGCGCCGCTCGGGCTGGCCGCCGCCCTGGCCAACATCGGCGCCGGCATCGTGGTCGGCAAGGTGGGCACGGCCGTGGCCCATCCCGACGAATTGCGCCTGGCCGTGCTGCGCCAATCCGGCGAGGACGCGGGCCAAAAGGAACTTTCCCGCGAACGGGCGGCCGAAATGGCCGATCTGTGGCGACGGCTGGGCCTGACCGTCGGCTTCACCAACGGCTGCTTCGACCTGCTCCATCCCGGCCATGCCGCCATGCTCGACGGCGCGCGCCGGGAATGCGACCGGCTCATCGTGGGGCTCAATTCCGACGCGTCGGTGCGCCGGCTCAAGGGGCCCACCCGCCCCGTCCAGGACGAGGCGGCCCGGGCGCGCATGCTGGCCTCGCTGGCCTCGGTGGACGCGGTGGTCATCTTCGACGAGGACACGCCGCTGGAGCTCATCAAGGCCGTGCGGCCGGACATGCTGGCCAAGGGCGGCGATTATACCCTGGAAACCGTGGTCGGGGCCGATGTCGTCGCGAGCTACGGCGGCCGGGTGGTGCTCGTGCCGCTGACCCCGGATCGCAGCACCACCGGCCTTATCCGCCGCATCTCGGACGCCTCCCGGAGCGCCCCCGGCTAG
- a CDS encoding radical SAM protein — MPTLTLFSPTPPDLSAFGVRSLQASLKAAGHTVRLVLFPGSIGLLQEDGSFVYRYPNHIVDAALELAAGSDLVGVSFFTNYFDRAAQLTKAVKDRLGLPVIWGGIHATIRPEEALEHADFVCRGEGETALDELLAALASGEATDAIPGVWTRRDGRIVDNGLRPLIADLDALPFFDFTGVDQYVHAPEADRIIPLSADVLAHALPRVPYRGGRLLRVYRTMTDRGCPHGCAYCNVPTVKALFAGGGIPYFRNRSVAHVMAELREITARYPFIEGIQLFDDTFFSRKMDWLTAFAASYKKDIGLPLFCQASPTTLAADKLDLLIDAGLCYVEMGIQSGSPKIKKLFRRSESEDKVLAGARLLHERRGKLLTPDYHVIIDSPWETEEDLLDTVRLLAKLPKPFGLAIASLVYFPETELYRLAKAEGRIHNEETEIYRRPFYIPPRRNYPSFLLYLLTFQHIPSWVYAALLSPRLTAFFSRHNPTRLYKLAYVAGEGMRLAAKGAAALAGGDIARITGYFKRLVLHDPVVAGRKG; from the coding sequence ATGCCCACACTGACGCTTTTCTCCCCCACCCCGCCGGACCTGTCCGCTTTCGGCGTCAGGAGCCTGCAAGCCAGTCTCAAGGCCGCCGGCCACACCGTGCGCCTCGTCCTTTTTCCGGGAAGCATCGGCCTGCTCCAGGAGGACGGCTCCTTCGTCTACCGCTACCCGAACCACATCGTGGACGCGGCCCTTGAACTGGCCGCCGGTTCGGACCTGGTCGGCGTGTCCTTTTTCACCAACTACTTCGACCGGGCCGCGCAGCTCACCAAAGCCGTCAAGGATCGCCTGGGCCTGCCGGTCATCTGGGGCGGCATCCACGCCACCATCCGGCCCGAAGAGGCCCTGGAGCACGCGGATTTCGTCTGTCGGGGCGAAGGCGAGACGGCCCTGGACGAACTGCTGGCCGCCCTGGCTTCGGGCGAGGCCACGGACGCCATCCCCGGGGTGTGGACCCGGCGGGACGGGCGCATCGTGGACAACGGCCTGCGCCCGCTTATCGCCGACCTCGACGCGCTGCCTTTTTTCGATTTCACGGGCGTTGACCAGTATGTGCACGCTCCCGAGGCCGACCGCATCATCCCCCTTTCCGCCGACGTCCTGGCCCATGCCCTGCCCCGGGTGCCCTATCGGGGCGGCCGGCTCCTTCGCGTCTACCGCACCATGACCGACCGGGGCTGCCCGCACGGCTGCGCCTATTGCAACGTGCCTACGGTCAAGGCGCTTTTCGCCGGCGGCGGCATCCCCTATTTTCGCAACAGAAGCGTGGCCCATGTCATGGCCGAACTGCGTGAGATCACGGCGCGCTATCCCTTCATCGAGGGCATCCAGCTTTTCGACGACACCTTTTTTTCCCGCAAAATGGATTGGCTGACGGCCTTTGCCGCCTCCTACAAAAAGGACATCGGCCTGCCCCTTTTCTGCCAGGCCTCGCCCACGACCCTTGCCGCGGACAAGCTCGATCTGCTCATCGACGCCGGGCTGTGCTATGTGGAGATGGGCATCCAGTCGGGCAGCCCCAAGATCAAAAAACTTTTTCGCCGGTCCGAATCCGAGGACAAGGTCCTGGCCGGGGCGCGGCTGCTCCATGAACGGCGGGGCAAGCTGCTGACGCCGGACTATCACGTCATCATCGACTCGCCCTGGGAGACCGAGGAGGACCTCCTCGACACCGTGCGGCTCCTGGCCAAACTCCCCAAGCCCTTCGGCCTGGCCATCGCCAGCCTGGTCTATTTTCCGGAAACCGAACTGTACCGGCTGGCCAAGGCCGAGGGACGCATCCACAACGAGGAAACGGAAATCTACCGCCGGCCGTTCTACATCCCGCCCCGGCGCAACTACCCGTCGTTTCTGCTCTATCTGCTCACCTTCCAGCATATCCCGAGCTGGGTGTACGCGGCGCTTCTCTCGCCGCGCCTGACGGCCTTTTTCTCCAGGCACAACCCGACCCGGCTCTACAAGCTCGCCTATGTGGCCGGCGAAGGCATGCGGCTTGCGGCCAAGGGCGCGGCGGCGCTTGCCGGCGGCGACATCGCGCGCATCACCGGCTATTTCAAACGGCTCGTCCTGCACGATCCCGTCGTCGCCGGCAGGAAGGGGTAA
- a CDS encoding MCP four helix bundle domain-containing protein, with the protein MRWFHDMRIATKLIGSFFLISLIVAVVGLLGLHNMWRISEMAEVMYQRELLGVAAIKQANVYLVYADRATKNLILSTSGDERAKLVERIEHYKKQFKEQVAVARPLFVSKEGQAMLARLDATWDALVPVWEQIVDATKKEALEVDRASVTLSMGAGRDKVRAMDTLMGELVHNKESNAKNHAQETADLYAESRLTLGIVIAAAVLLGIILGVSISRGISRPLNACVDFAQGLARGDLGSTLDVQRADEVGQVCQALRDVAKAESEVTGAVSRMAQGDLQVTVAPRCEADVLLRSLSGLITAERHVADLASKMAAGDLDLQVKIRSENDALMRSLGNMVERLTDIVREVQSGAENMASGAEQLSASSESLSQGASEQAASVEESSSSMEQISGSIMRNADNARQTESLADKAGQDARESGQAMVDTVAAMRQIATKISIIEEIARQTDLLALNAAVEAARAGDHGRGFAVVASEVRKLAERSQSAAAEINTLSASSLDVAERAGRLLEKLVPDILKTSDLVQEIAAASQEQSLGATQVNKALQQLDQVVQQNASASEELASTAEELSSQAEQLVSTVGFFQLAGQAAPQNRLARGKDRKRLPAGRGEPAPKPSVRGASIVLAGEAMADEALFEHF; encoded by the coding sequence ATGCGGTGGTTTCATGACATGCGAATCGCAACGAAGTTGATCGGTTCCTTCTTCCTGATATCCCTAATCGTCGCGGTGGTCGGACTGCTCGGCCTGCACAATATGTGGCGAATCAGCGAAATGGCCGAAGTCATGTATCAACGGGAATTGCTCGGGGTCGCGGCCATCAAGCAGGCCAACGTCTACCTGGTGTATGCCGACCGGGCCACGAAAAACCTTATCCTGTCCACATCCGGCGACGAGCGGGCCAAGCTCGTCGAACGCATCGAGCATTACAAGAAACAGTTCAAGGAACAGGTCGCCGTGGCCCGTCCGCTGTTTGTCTCCAAGGAAGGACAGGCCATGCTGGCGCGGCTCGATGCGACCTGGGACGCCCTGGTGCCGGTGTGGGAGCAGATCGTGGACGCCACCAAGAAAGAGGCGCTCGAGGTCGACCGGGCTTCGGTGACCCTTTCCATGGGGGCCGGCCGGGACAAGGTCCGGGCCATGGACACGCTCATGGGCGAACTTGTCCACAACAAGGAATCCAACGCCAAAAACCATGCCCAGGAAACGGCCGACCTCTATGCGGAAAGCCGGCTCACCCTCGGCATTGTCATCGCCGCGGCCGTGCTGCTGGGAATAATCCTCGGCGTCAGCATCTCCCGGGGCATTTCCAGGCCGCTCAACGCCTGCGTGGACTTCGCCCAGGGGCTTGCCCGGGGTGATCTGGGGAGCACGCTCGATGTCCAACGCGCCGACGAGGTGGGACAGGTCTGCCAGGCCCTGCGCGACGTGGCCAAGGCCGAAAGCGAGGTGACCGGGGCCGTCTCCCGCATGGCCCAGGGCGACTTGCAGGTGACCGTGGCGCCGCGTTGCGAGGCCGATGTGCTTTTGCGCTCGCTTTCCGGGCTCATCACGGCCGAACGCCATGTGGCCGACCTGGCCAGCAAAATGGCCGCCGGCGACCTGGACCTCCAGGTGAAGATCCGTTCCGAAAACGACGCGCTCATGCGGTCGCTCGGCAACATGGTGGAGCGGCTGACCGACATCGTGCGCGAGGTCCAAAGCGGCGCCGAGAACATGGCCTCCGGCGCCGAGCAGCTCAGCGCCTCGTCCGAATCCCTGTCCCAGGGCGCCTCGGAGCAGGCCGCCTCCGTGGAGGAAAGCTCCTCCTCCATGGAACAGATCAGCGGTTCCATCATGCGCAACGCCGACAACGCCCGCCAGACCGAATCCCTTGCCGACAAGGCCGGACAGGACGCCAGGGAATCCGGGCAGGCCATGGTCGACACCGTGGCGGCCATGCGCCAGATCGCCACCAAGATCTCCATCATCGAGGAAATCGCCCGCCAGACCGACCTGCTCGCCCTAAACGCCGCCGTGGAAGCGGCCCGGGCCGGGGATCACGGCCGGGGATTCGCCGTGGTGGCCTCCGAGGTCAGGAAGCTCGCCGAACGCAGCCAGTCCGCCGCGGCCGAGATCAACACCCTGTCGGCCTCGAGCCTGGATGTGGCCGAACGGGCCGGCCGGCTCCTGGAAAAGCTCGTGCCGGATATCCTCAAGACCTCCGACCTGGTGCAGGAAATCGCCGCCGCCTCCCAGGAGCAAAGCCTCGGCGCGACCCAGGTCAACAAGGCGCTGCAACAACTCGACCAGGTCGTGCAGCAAAACGCCTCCGCCTCCGAAGAGCTGGCCTCCACCGCCGAGGAGCTTTCCTCGCAAGCCGAACAACTCGTCAGCACGGTGGGCTTTTTCCAGTTGGCGGGGCAGGCCGCGCCCCAAAACCGCCTGGCGCGCGGGAAAGACAGGAAACGCCTGCCGGCGGGCAGAGGCGAACCGGCTCCCAAGCCGTCGGTCCGGGGCGCGTCGATCGTCCTCGCCGGCGAGGCCATGGCCGACGAGGCCCTGTTCGAACATTTCTAA